The following nucleotide sequence is from Mytilus trossulus isolate FHL-02 chromosome 9, PNRI_Mtr1.1.1.hap1, whole genome shotgun sequence.
GCAATGTtttaatagagaaaaatatttatgtattaatatGCCTGGAAAATATAAGAGTGCATATGCTAAATTTAGATGTGGTGTTGCACCTCTGAGAATAGAAACTGGCCGATATGAAGGCATTATGGTTGACaatagattatgttttaatgagcaatgtaagaaaaataacattattgaaGATGAGAAACATGTCTTAATTAACTGCCCAGTATATGCAGATTTACGAGCTATTTTATTTAGACATGCTAGCTCTTTTAATTgtgattttgttaatttgtctgatgatgataaattcaaatttttattcacTGATGAAAATGTGTGTTACTTTTTAGCCAAAATCTGCTATGatgtattattaaaaagaaaaggtattatatataattgtagataataatgtgttttgtagaaattttatagtctctcataactctttttagagtggctcatgttgttttaaatattactgtaattttataaatgtataaatgtatgtcaatttTGAGGTGAGACTCTAATAAAGTATTTGTCTTTGTCTTgtcttagatataggaagatgtggtgtgagtgccaatgagacaactctccatccaaataacaatttaaaaattaaaccattataggttaaagtacggccttcaatctTGTCTACTTGACCATCAAGTTAACAGAAACTAATGTAGCATCTGCTATTTGTCCCAGAATAcataattaaattttcattatgtcataaatttgtttatctttaACTTGTACTGactaataaattatataacagTCTTTGCGAAATTGAGCAACTCAAATTCCATTCTTAATAACAGCACATTGATACCaataatctataataatatcaGGAATAGTTAAATGGATAGTTTACAACATAGTTTGTTCAAAAGTTATGTCAAATctacttttataatttaaagCATCAACTTTCTATATACTTTATAttgaacaataacaatataaaacacaattttacatTACAATAATCGCCCTCCCTTTAAAAAGATGACTATTCCACCAATCATATAAATCAGATTTTGTTGTTGCCGAAACAGTGTCATATCAAATTCTTGCATGATCTTCCAAATGGAAAAGGAAAGATTCTTCACTCTTTTGTTTCGATAAATCATTACAAGAACAGTATTGTCTAAAAGTATTCAACCACGTTTCAGGGTTTTGTGAATTGTCACccttaaatttttcaatttttaaaatagaagacatattaaatattttcataggAGGTATTCTTGTCCTACCTGCTGAAATAGCTGCTGTTGCGGTTGATGTTGTTGTTCTTGGTGGTGCAGATGTCGTTGAAACTGCTATAGTAGATGCGGTTGTTGATGCTGTCATAACTTCTATTAATGCCGTTGCAGTGTTGGATGAAAAATGAGACGGTATCTGTAAAGACAGGCAATGAGAGTTTATTAACCGCCAATGGAGTTCCAAGATAAGGTGGTTGCACTGGTCCAGGTGTTCGTGTCCCTGCGGAAATCGTCAGTAAGGCTTGCGGAATTTTAGGTCGAACCAAACTTGTTGGTTGTAAAGTCCTTATTGTGGTTGATACGATGGACGGTATAAACGGGTTGTAAACAAGAACAGGTCCAGTTGGTTGGTCACAACTATATTGAGGAGGTAGTGTCCACGGATCTTGGACAAAAGGTATTGTTGTGTCTTCACGTTCAGGTAATTTATGTTCGAACTGATGTTTAACTACCAATTCCTCCTCTTCGGGCAAAATGTCCAGTTGGTAAAACGTAGTGTCTAACTTATGATGTTCTGCCTCTTTGTTGTAATTAAGAGGTGTTTTACCAGGCTTTGTAGGTTTTTCTGTTGCTTTAAACATCCTCAAACCATTCTATTGTGTCAATTGTTATCGTGTTTTGAAACCCTAGCTAAAGTATTGACGTTTGCCACAATGAAGGGGGAAACAAACTCACAATCAACTGTAGAGAGGTCGGAATCAGCCGAACAGGAAAAGCTAGAATACAATAATTGTTCGAATTGTTTAATGaagaacaaatttaaaacattacaatattAGATAATATTTGACACATTGTTTTTTCCAAAGTAATTGTAAAttgaaaacattaataaaaatgaaacatacatttttaa
It contains:
- the LOC134685135 gene encoding uncharacterized protein LOC134685135, with amino-acid sequence MFKATEKPTKPGKTPLNYNKEAEHHKLDTTFYQLDILPEEEELVVKHQFEHKLPEREDTTIPFVQDPWTLPPQYSCDQPTGPVLVYNPFIPSIVSTTIRTLQPTSLVRPKIPQALLTISAGTRTPGPVQPPYLGTPLAVNKLSLPVFTDTVSFFIQHCNGINRSYDSINNRIYYSSFNDICTTKNNNINRNSSYFSRLPEVKLGGSIWISRADIDIGPEG